The following nucleotide sequence is from Allocatelliglobosispora scoriae.
TGATGCTCCAGCGGCAGGGCTCCGGCGGCACCCTCAGCGCCGAGGAGCGCGAGCTGGCGCGGCTGGCGATCACCCGCAGCGACAACGACACCGCGAGCCGGCTCTTCGCGCTCCTCGGCGGCACGGACGGGCTCGCCCGCGCGGCGAAGAAGTTCGGCATGACGCACACCACCGCGGTGAGCAGCTGGGGCATGACCACGACCACCGCCGACGACCAGGTCACCCTGATCAAGGCGATCAGCGACCCCGAGGGCCTGCTGACGAGGTCGCACCAGAACCTGCTGCTCGGCTGGATGGCGGATGTCATCGCCGGTCAGGACTTCGGCGTACCGGATGCGGCCGGCAAGAACGCGAAGGCCGTCTATGTCAAGGACGGCTGGTTCGACCGCGACGACCAGGGCGGGCTCTGGCAGGTCAACACGATCGGCCGGATCGTCGAGCGTGAGGCCGACTGGGTGATCGCCTGCCTCAGCGACCACAACGCCACCCAGGAGGCCGGCGTAGCCGTCGTCTCCGACCTCGTCGTCAAGGCGCACAAGCTGCTCACCACCCCCGCCTGACCGCCCGTTGACACCAACTCTTGAAGAGTTGGTGTCGAAGGGGCGCGGGGACATCAGGCGGGAACTGTGACGTTGGCGCTCTGCCCGACCAGCAGTCCCTCGGGGACCTGGTCGAAGGCGATCAGCACCTCATAGGTGACGAGCCGGTTGGTGACCGTGCCCACCTCGGCGACCTGCGACACCGTCGCCGCGTAGGTCTTCGAGCCCGTCCCGGGCAGCGTCACCGACGCCGTCTGGCCCACCGAGACCGCCACCACGTCGGACTCGCTGAACGACGCCTTCACCAGCATCGTCGAGACCACGCCCAGGGTGATCACATTGGACCTCGCGGTGTCGCCCACCTTGATCGTCACGGTGAGGACCTTGCCGGTGACGGGGGCCGTGATGGTCGTACCCGCCAGATTGCGCTCTGCCCGCGACACGGCCGCAGTCGCGTTGTTGACCTGTTGCTGCGCGGTGAAGATCGCGTCCGCGCCGCCGCCGCGACCGGACGTCGAGGAGCAGCTCGGTGCGGTCGAGGCGCGCGGGGAGGCCGAAGCGCGCGGCGAGGCGGAGGGCGCGGCCGACGGAGCGCTCTGCGCCCCGGCGGCCTGGACCGGCGCGCAGGTCGCGGTGGCGGCCGCCGTGGCCTCGGCGAGCGCGTCGGCAGCCTCGGAGAGCGCGGTCTCCGCATCGGTCACCGCCTCCTTCGCGGCAGCGGTGTCCAGCCGCGCGAGCACCTGGCCCACCGCGACGCTGTCACCGGCTTTCACCTTCAACTCGCTCACCGTGCCACTGATCGCGAAGCTCAGCGAGCGGGAGGCGACGGGCTGCACGGTTCCTTTAGCGGTCACCGAGCCGTTCGCGACCCGCTCGACCTTCTTCGCGGCAGGTGTGGGCGCCGGCTCCGATCCGCCCCAGAAGGCGACGCCGCTGACCACGATCGCCCCGACCACCACCGCCGCCAGGACGATCCAACGCACATTGCTTCGCATGATGGCGCAGTGTCGTCATGCGCGCTGGGTCGCGCCTCACGGCAACCTCGGAGAAACCTCAAAGCATTCGGGGGTACGCGGACCGGCGCGCTCTGTTCGTCGGAGCGCTGTATTTCCTGGAGCGCCCTGCGGGGCTCTTCGTGCCAGCTCCGAGCTAGTCATGAGGTTGCGTTGAGGGCAGCCGGAGGCGGGCACCGCAGGCTGCTGCGCATGAAACTTCGACTCGGCGGCCTCGCCGTGATCGCGATGGCGGCTCTGGCGCTCAGCGCCTGCGGTGGCTCGGATGATCCGGCCGGCCAGCCCGCTGCCGCGAACGGCATGCAGGCTTACCAGGACTGCCTGCGCAAACAGGGGATCACGCTGCCGTCGAACCAGGCGCGGCCGACGAACTTCCCCACCGCGCGGCCGACGAACTTCCCGACCGTGCGCCCCTCCGGCACCGCCAATCCCCGTGGCGGCGGTGGATTCCCCGGCGGTTTCCAGGGCGGATTCGGTATGCCGTCCGGTGTGGACGCCGCGAAGTGGGAGGCGGCGCAGAAAGAGTGCGCCTCGGTACGCCCGTCCGGCGGACCCGGCTTCAACCGAGGCGGCCAGAATGGCGGTCCGGGTGGCGGTCTGAACGCCGCCTATCGGAACTGCTTGACGGAGCACGGGGTGGCTTTCACCCAGGGACAGCAGCTCAGCACGGCCGACCCCAAGGTCGTCGAAGCGATGAAGGTGTGCGCACCGTTGAGGCCGAGTAGCACTCCGTCAAACTGACACTTGCGCAAAGTCACCGCAGTGAGCAAACTATCCCACAAGCTCCTGGCTCGACGGTTCGGTTCCCCCGTGCTGAACCGTCGAGCCAGGTCTTCTCTGTTTACGGCGCAGCCTCCGGCGCCGGGGGCGCTGGGCGCCACTTCTCGCCGTGCAGCAGCTGACCGGCACCGAGCCAGACCGCGTTCATCATCCTCGTCGCGGTGCGCTCGGGATCCTCGTCCGGCGAGTCGGCGAGCCGGTCGGCCAGCGATTCCCCCGCGCCGACCAGAGCGAACGCCATCGTGACCAGCTCGTCCTCGCCGACCTTGCGACCCTCGGCCTCCAGCGCCGCGGCGAGCTTCTCGGCGATGACATCGACCATCCGCCGGCGCATGAGGGCGAGCTCGGTCGCGAACGGCTCGCTGGAGCGGGCCTGGCGGTAGAGGACCGCCCAGCCGTCCCGATGCGCCCCGACATACGCGAAGAACGCCCGCAGTCCACGCCACAGCTGCTGGTCAGGCGGCAGCGTGGGGTCGATGACTCCGGCGACGGACTCCAGCAGCCGACCGGCCTCGCGGTTGAGGCAGGCCACGAAGAGTTCGTCTTTCGTGCCGAGATATGCGTAGACCATCGGCTTGGACACGCCTGACAGCTCTG
It contains:
- a CDS encoding TetR/AcrR family transcriptional regulator, which encodes MLDSAVRVFARHGFHAANMDEIAELSGVSKPMVYAYLGTKDELFVACLNREAGRLLESVAGVIDPTLPPDQQLWRGLRAFFAYVGAHRDGWAVLYRQARSSEPFATELALMRRRMVDVIAEKLAAALEAEGRKVGEDELVTMAFALVGAGESLADRLADSPDEDPERTATRMMNAVWLGAGQLLHGEKWRPAPPAPEAAP
- a CDS encoding serine hydrolase, with protein sequence MTIDTKSLEQSLQGLVSQHGGNASIAVTDRISGVSISVRGRTAYQSASIIKVTIVAGLMLQRQGSGGTLSAEERELARLAITRSDNDTASRLFALLGGTDGLARAAKKFGMTHTTAVSSWGMTTTTADDQVTLIKAISDPEGLLTRSHQNLLLGWMADVIAGQDFGVPDAAGKNAKAVYVKDGWFDRDDQGGLWQVNTIGRIVEREADWVIACLSDHNATQEAGVAVVSDLVVKAHKLLTTPA
- a CDS encoding efflux RND transporter periplasmic adaptor subunit, producing the protein MRSNVRWIVLAAVVVGAIVVSGVAFWGGSEPAPTPAAKKVERVANGSVTAKGTVQPVASRSLSFAISGTVSELKVKAGDSVAVGQVLARLDTAAAKEAVTDAETALSEAADALAEATAAATATCAPVQAAGAQSAPSAAPSASPRASASPRASTAPSCSSTSGRGGGADAIFTAQQQVNNATAAVSRAERNLAGTTITAPVTGKVLTVTIKVGDTARSNVITLGVVSTMLVKASFSESDVVAVSVGQTASVTLPGTGSKTYAATVSQVAEVGTVTNRLVTYEVLIAFDQVPEGLLVGQSANVTVPA